Within Suricata suricatta isolate VVHF042 chromosome 12, meerkat_22Aug2017_6uvM2_HiC, whole genome shotgun sequence, the genomic segment TCATTGTTGGGTAGCTCGGCCTGGCTAGTCAGACTCCGCTCTCTTAACATTTACTGGAGTCTCGAATTTGCTCCCTGAGACTGGGGTCAGAGTTCAGCCAGGGCTCAGGGATCTGTCTAGGATGAGGGCTGAGCCTGGACTCGGGACTCAGTCCAGGATCAGGGCTCCGTCTGGGCTCAGGGCTCAATCCGGGATCAGGGACCATTTCAAGGTCTGGGCTCAGCCTCAGCACACACAGTGTCCCTGTGAACGTGCCTGAGCTGGGCAGTTCCTTATGAAGCTGAGGCTGGGGCTCAGTTCCCAGGTATCGGGCGCTCCCTGAGCAAGATTTGGCTGCgtgtccccctccccagcctcacacCCCCGATGCCTGGGCGCTTTGTTCCCACAACCCCCTCCTCAGACCTGCGTGGTCACCTCCCGTGACAGGACGCCACCGCCTCCGCAGGCAGCGCCTCTGCCTGGGGCTCCCTGCACCCGCCCTGCTCCCAGGGCTGAACGCTGAACAGAGGGAAGCGGGGAAGCTGGTCTGCTCCCAGCCCCGGTCTCGTGATTGCCAAGACTCACGGGCTGTTGGAGCCCCTTGTGTGATTCTGGGCCTCTTCCACTAAGACCCCCCAGGACAGCCTCGACTCgcgcctccccccagccccccgccccggcGCCCATGCCCCGGTCCCCAATAGCTGGAGAGCCTAGTGGGTCAGGATGGACATGAGGGGGGGAGCTCCCACTTTTCCTATGAGCCCCACCCCTtccaggggtgaggggagcagcCCCGGCTCAGACCCAGGAGCGGCAATCCCGAGGGTCCTGGCCGAGACCCACATGTGTCCCTGTCTGGGTGTTTCCCTCCAACTGTGAGTTCTCCTGGGTGACCGGGGATGGCTAGTGTCACCGCCCCAGGCCTGTTTCCCTGTCTGCGGACACCATACTGCAGGCCAGGCCCGGCCCTGTCATGGGGATAAAATGAGATGTGCCTGTGCCTTCCATGAGGTGTCTGGGGCTGCTTATGTGTGTGCGGTCATTTAACACActtattaaacacctactgtatgccaggcaggCTGGGAGCTGTCGGGGAGAATAACGGGGTACTGGAGGCCGTAGCCTGTGGGGGCCGGGGAGACGGCCGGCCCAGGAGAGGGTGGCGGTGCCCGGAGGGGCCCGTCTCCCCTCCCCTCGGGGGCCCTCCCCTTCCCGGGCTCTCAGAGGCACGAGGGGGCACAGATAGGGTGTCGCGGCTGCCGGGGTGGGAGCCGACCGTTGGGATGCCCCTCCCTGTCCCCGGCCTCACCGCCAGCTGGGGGTACCTTGAACATAACAGGAAATTTCGAATAACAGGAAACCGAGGCCAGGCAAGGCGAGCGGCCCCACCCTGCCCGGGGGTGAGCCGCCCGGGGCTCAGTCTGTCCCAGGGGACCGCCATGAACGGCACGGGGCCCCCAGCGGCCGCCCCCGAGTCGTGCCAGCAGCTGGCGGCCAGCGGGCACAGCCGGCTCCTCGTCCTGCACTACAACCACTCGGGCCGGCTGGCGGGGCGGGCCGGGCCCGACGAGGGCGGCCTGGGGGGCCTGCGGGGGCTCTTCGTGGCGGTGAGCTGCCTGGTGGTGCTGGAGAACCTGCTGGTGCTGGTGGCCATCGTGACCCGCATGCGCTCGCGGCGCTGGGTCTACTACTGCCTGGTCAACATCACGCTCAGCGACCTGCTCACCGGCGTCGCCTACCTGGCCAACGTGCTGCTGTCGGGGGCCCGCACCTTCCTGCTGGCGCCCGCCCAGTGGTTCCTGCGCGAGGGGCTGCTCTTCATGGCGCTGGCCGCCTCCACCTTCAGCCTGCTCTTCACGGCCGGGGAGCGCTTCGCCACCATGGCGCGGCCGCTGGGCGGCGGCGGGGCCGGCAAGACGGGCCGCGTGTACGGCTTCATCGGGCTGTGCTGGCTGCTGGCCggcctcctggggctgctgccCCTGCTCGGCTGGAACTGCGTGTGCGCCTTCCCGCGCTGCTCCAGCCTGCTGCCGCTCTACTCCAAGGAGTACATCGTCTTCTGCGTGGCCGTCTTCGCCTGCCTGCTGGCCGCCATCATGGTGCTCTACGGGGCCATCTTCCGGGTGGTGCGCGCCAACGGGCGGAAGGCGCCCCGGGTGCTGGCCCGCCGCAAGGCCCGCCGGCTGCTCAACACGGTGCTCATGATCCTGGTGGCCTTCCTGGTGTGCTGGGGCCCGCTCTTCGGCCTGCTGCTGGCCGACGTCTTCAGCTCCAACGACTGGGCGCAGGAATACCTGCGCGGCATGGACTGGATCCTGGCGCTGGCCGTGCTCAACTCGGCGGTCAACCCGCTCATCTACTCCTTCCGCAGCCGGGAGGTGTGCCAGGCCGTGCTGGGCTTTCTGTGCTGCGGGTGCCTGCGGCTGGGCCTGCGGGGGCCGGGGGACTGCCTGCTCAAGGCCGCCCAGGCCCACTCCGAAGCCTCCACCACGGACAGCTCGCTGAGGCCCAGGGACAGCTTTCGGGGCTCCCGGTCGCTCAGTTTCCGGATGCGGGAGCCTCTGTCCAGCATCTCCAGCGTGCGGAGCGTCTGAGCCAccgcgggggaggggcgggggccggggcaCCGCCAGGGCGCAGGGGGCTCCGacggaggggcgggggcggggccaccAGCCAGGGGTGCGCCCCAGGGTCCTGTGCCCTCCTCACAGTGCCCGGGCCTGCGGGCGCCAAGCCGGTGTCCCGTGGTCTCCCTGGAGAAGGAGACGACTGCCgctggggcagggcggggctTCTGCTCTGTCCCTCCGCAGCTCCCAAGTCGTTCCCCAGGGGAGTCCCCGCCCCTCCCGGCCTCAGGGGGCTCCCAggctgccggggtgggggggcggccGGCGGCTCGGAAGTTTGCAGCCTCCCCCGCATTCCCCGTGGGGGCAGAGGGACAATGGCGTGGGGCAGCGTGGGAGGAGGTGTGCCCCTGCCAGGGAGGGCCGTGGGCCTGTGTGGATCCGGGGTGTGGTGCTGAGGGCGGGAGGCAGAGTGAGGATGAGTGTGTGTGCGAGGGAGTGAGGTGGGCACGGGCCAGCGGGTGTGTGTGGGCGTGTCTGCGTGTGCACAGACTCCTCCGCGTGCACTCGCGTGTGGAAGTGCGAGAGCCCCGGGCCGCCAggtgggcccccagcccctctcgcCCACTTCCCCTTTCCGGGCCTCATCTCTCATCCTGGCCCCGCAGACTCCTCCCGGCCTGCACCTCGCGGGGGGGCCCCATCTGGGGGTAACAGCGGCAGCCGCCTGGCCCTCCCGACCTCCGGGAATTGCCCCCTCCTTagagttccttttatttattattatcattttaaaaagtttacttcaTCTCCTAGTT encodes:
- the S1PR4 gene encoding sphingosine 1-phosphate receptor 4 codes for the protein MNGTGPPAAAPESCQQLAASGHSRLLVLHYNHSGRLAGRAGPDEGGLGGLRGLFVAVSCLVVLENLLVLVAIVTRMRSRRWVYYCLVNITLSDLLTGVAYLANVLLSGARTFLLAPAQWFLREGLLFMALAASTFSLLFTAGERFATMARPLGGGGAGKTGRVYGFIGLCWLLAGLLGLLPLLGWNCVCAFPRCSSLLPLYSKEYIVFCVAVFACLLAAIMVLYGAIFRVVRANGRKAPRVLARRKARRLLNTVLMILVAFLVCWGPLFGLLLADVFSSNDWAQEYLRGMDWILALAVLNSAVNPLIYSFRSREVCQAVLGFLCCGCLRLGLRGPGDCLLKAAQAHSEASTTDSSLRPRDSFRGSRSLSFRMREPLSSISSVRSV